In Roseiconus lacunae, the DNA window ACGTCATGCTCGGAATGAAACGCGAAATCAAAGTCTTTTCGGCCGACCGGTGTAAACAGCAAATGCGGGTCGCGATTCCAATCCGAGTTTCTGAACTGCTGGCCCAAGCGGACCATCGCATCGGAAGTTAGTTCCGGATGACCTTGGTGCGAGCGCAGCTTCGGCGGTTCATGATAGGACGCGCCGATCCAGCCGTCATTGCGGACTTGAGAGACATTGGTTCGGCTGACAAGGTACTCGATCAAATCCAAGAACTCGATCGGAGCGATCTGCTTGGCCAAGCCCTCGGGCATTGAACTTGCTTTCATCGGTTTTTCGATTTCGATGTCGTCTAGCAAGATCTCTTTTTGCTTACCGTCGGCAATCCCCAAGGTCACTTTTTGCTCGTCTTTGGCGATGACGAATCCGTTGAATGTATCGCCATCGACGGTCAGAATGTTGACCGTTTCAAAGCCCTTGCTGATCTCCGCGTTGGGCATTAGCACCGATTGAATGATCTGAGATTTATTCAGTCGCGAACCCACATGGGTGAGTTCGGGACCGAACGGTTTGCCCAGGTCACCGATCTTATGACAAGCCGAGCAGACTTGTTTGTACACGGCCTCGCCACGCCGCGCATTTCCACCGCGTAACCCTGCGAGTGTTCCGATTGCTCGATTGCGATCGGCGTCCGAAGCGTCGACATCTTCGGCGATTTCGAGCGGTAAAACCGCGGCGCCGCCGGGGCCATTGATCTTGCGGAAACGCGAGAAGAAGGCTCTCGCAGATTCCGAGCTGTTGGCCAGAAATCCCGCTCCCTTTTCTTTGCCGCTCCACATCGGTTCGAGAGCATAAAGGGTATGTTCGAGCGTGTAGGCTAACCAATAATCCATTGGGTGATCGACCACACTGAGTGCCAATTCGAGCGCGTCGGGCGTGTCCAGGAAACTAATTCCGCGAACCGCTTCCAGACGGACGCGGGGGTGGGAATCGCTGGTTGCTTCGGCTAAGTAGTCATGCGCCGTTTCGATACGTTCGATTTCGTTGGTGATCGTGTGGATCGCTGCCGCGCGGGCGAGTGGTTCATCGCTACCCAGGATTCGGTCGAGCAAATCGGTGTCGACTTGGCGAAAGCTCTCTTGGATCCACATCGCTTCGCACAACTGCATTGGGTCGCTGGTCTCGGCAATCCATGACTTGATCGCCGACAAAACCGCTGCTTTGTCGCGTTCGCGTAGCACACGTCGTACGCGATACCGTGTTCGAAGTTCCGGAACCAACAGTTCTTCCAGCAACCGAGCTTCGCTCATCTCGGTCAGGTCGGCCTTTGATAACAGCGGCTTGTGCTTATTTACCAGTCGGTAGACGCGACCGTGTGTGTGGTCACGGTTGGGGTCACGTTGTGAATATTGCATGTGTCCGATCAAGGCATTGCACCAATCCCCAAACCAAACAGCCCCGTCGGGACCAATTTTAGGGTCGACGGGACGAAAGATCATGTCGGTCGAAGAAAGTAGGTCGTCAACCCGCTCGCCTTCGTAACCAGCCTGTTCTTCTTGGGCACGCAAATTGAAACGCGGCATTCCGTGCATGTTGATGACGCAGGCATAAATGAACTGCCCTTGAACTTCGTCGGGCAGATGTCGCGACAGCAGGAACTCGTTTCCAACGGCAGGCCGCATCCCTTGATTGTCGAACACCGGTGTGAGTGTTTTTCGGGTGTTGACTTCCTTGCCGAACAGCGGCGAAATCCAGTGCTGTTTCGCGTTCGTACCGTCACCGACGATTCCATTCCCCCACTGATCAAACACCAAGCACCACGGGTTACCATAGCCGGGGGTGCGATAGTGCAGAAACTTGCCACTGATCGGGTCGTAAACGTAGGCACCGCCGGTACCTTTATTACGAAACGGTCCCCACGGGGTTTCTAGCGTCGTCGACAGGGCGATCCCTTCGAGCATGTGCAAGTAACCGCCGTGCGAAAACTCCCAAGCGCCCATCGTATGGTGGGTATCATCGGTGGCGATTCCATCGATTAATTGAATGACCTCGTCGGCTTTGTCATCACCGTCGGTGTCTTTCAAAAATAAGATCCGGGGCTCATCGACGACCAAGACTCCGCCGTCGTAGAACTCAAAGCCGGTCGGGCAGATCAACTTGTCGTAAAACGTCTTGCACTTGTCTGCTTTTCCGTCGCCGTCGGTGTCTTCAAAAATTAACAATCGGTCGCTCGGCGGCGCCGCGCCGGGTTGCCATTGCGGATAGTTGGGCATGCAGGAGACCCACAAGCGGCCTTTGGCGTCGAACGCAAGCTGGTTGGGGTTGGCAAGTTCGGGGAACTCACGTTCGGATGCAAACAGCTTGACTTCCATTCCATCGGGAACGGTCATCATTTCGATTGACTCTTCCGGTGTCGGGTACTCCAGCGATTTAGGTTCGCGATACTTTCGGAAGTTATCGTCGCGAGTCCCGAACATGGTTTCCGGGATTACTACGTCACCGGTCGTGGAATCATCGGGAACGTTGGGGACGGATTTGTTTTCAGCCAAATCCCAAATGTACTGATCACGAACGGCAACCATCTTGCGGATCTTTCGATACTCGCTGGGGAAGGTTTCGGTATCCCAAGTTCGACGGCCACCGTAAACGTACCAGCCATTTAGCATGCGATAGTCTTGCAAATGCAACCATGACTTGTCGTTGACCCAGTGACGAATTACCTCCGCGTCGATCCCATCAGAGTCAGCACCGGTCGTGGGCGTTGCGTTTGAGAACAAGGCTTCGCGAAGCAGCTTCGCGATCAACTTGTCGCCTTGTTCGTTGAGGTGCAATCCGTTGATCGTGTATTGCATTCCCGGCGATTGTGCGAAGGCGGATTCGGTATCCGTGAATAGATCGACAAACGGAACGGCAAGTTCCTTTGCCAACGATTCGATCGCGTCTCGGTACTGCTTTAGGGCTTGGTTTCGAGTGTTGGCGTCGGGGTGCAACGGGTTCCCGGTCGATTCGAATGCCGCCGGGCTGATCAAAACGAACTGGGCGTCACCGCCGGAATGCTTCGCATTCGTTTCCTTCAGGTAGGCCCGGTAGTCTTTGACAAATTGTTCGACCGATGCTCGGTCGGCCCCTCGGTAAGATTCATTCGTCCCAAAGAAACACAAGTACGCCTGGGGAGCAAAGACGGCGAGTGGGTCATCGATATCGGTGTAGTTGCTAGGACGCTGGCGAACAGAAACTTCGTCGGCAGGCCAGCAGAAATTGCGAAATTGAATCTGCTTGTCCGAATGCGCCAAATGTAGATCGGTTTCAAAGTAACCGTACAAATTCATTCGCTCGCCGAGCGAACTACCGACGGCAACCAATTTGGTACCTTTGGTCAATTCGAGTTTTGGCTGCGTCGCAGTTCCCGACGTCGCGGCTCCCGTTTCTGCGGACACATCGCACGGCGAAATGAATCCGCCCAATGGCGAAATTAAGATAGCCAGCGGAATCGTGGCGAACCAAGCAATCAAACGCTTCATGTTTGTCCTTTGAGAAATAAATGCCTTCACGGTTCCGAGACCGATTCCGGCAGATGAGGTGGGTGGGGTTTGGCTGCAGTCGAAAGAGGTTGACTTTGGTGCCAAGGACTGCGAGCGAGAGCATCAGTAGTATAGTTCAAGCGTTCCCAATCGATGACGCCTATCTGTGCGGCAATGTGCTACGGTGCAAGCCCGGTAGCACGGTAGGGCTGGTTCATGATCCGTGGCTGGGGGCCTTCGCTTCGCCACCGCTTGAAACCACTTCGGGGAACGATCACTTTGTTGGCGATTGCCGCTGCGGCCCCATGCGTCTGAACACCCAAACATCCTCTATCGATGAACCTACCGTTGTCCACCGACCCTTCGAGCCCTTCGAGTGATTCATCCGGCAGCGACCAAACGCACCGAGGCACGGATTCCGTGTCCGGATGCGGATGGAAGCGAAGTTTACTTCCTGCGATCCTGGTTGCCGGCGGCTTGTCGGTGACAGTCGTCGGCTGGACCTGGGCCCTCGGCGGTCGGGCTTTAGCCGAACGTGTGATCACGGACCTAGCGATGCCTGTCGGGCAACTTTGGCTGCTCATGCTGATCGGAGCAATCACGGCGTACCGCTGTCAACACAAGGGGGTCGCGGCGACGTGCGCGTTCGTGTTTCTATTTGTCAGCACTATTTTCAATCCGATGGTATCAGGGGCCTTCTATGAAATGACTGAACTGATTCCTGAAAGCGATCCCGTCGAAGCCCTCGATCGACCGCTCGATACGGTCGTCTTGCTGGGAGGATACGCGCGGCGAAATCAATTCGACAGGGTCGAGGTTTCGCCGGATGGCCACCGGTTAGTGACGACGGCCCAGCTATGGCACTCAGGGATGACCAAATCAATTATCTGTACTGGCTCGGCCCACATCGGAAACAACCATCCGTCGATCATCGGCCCCCAGCTGCTGCGATCGATTGGCGTTCCCGGTGAGATCATCCTTGGCATCCCAGGTGAAAATACGTTTCAGGAAATAGAGTCGCTCGAGGCGTTCCTAGAGGATCCACCGCAGCAGTGGCTGGACCTGGTCGACGCGAAAAATCCGCGTATCGGGTTGGTCACCAGCGCCTATCACATGAAGCGAGCACTCCGTTTGGCAAAAACTCGTGACATCGAATTCATTCCCATTCCGTGCGGTTTCAATGCATCCAATGACGGTTGGACGCCGCGGATGTTGGTTCCGAGTGCCGGAGCGGGACAAAATATGGCAATTGTTTGTAAAACTTTTCTGGCCTATTTGGTGGGTCGTTAGTCACTTGTTGGGGGTCCCCTCGCGCTTCGAATCTCAAGCGATCCCCCCGAGCGTCGGCCTTCGGGCAACGCATTTCAGCCGATCAGGCAAGGCACGCGTCTGCCGCTCTTTCAGGCGGTGAAATAATCGTCCATTAGACTCCCCTAGCGTACCCCAGAAATACTGTGACGGAGCGTTGCGCGGATGCTAAGAAATCTTCCTTATGAGATTGAGAAATATTGCCGGTGAACTGAGCAATCAGGTCATTTGAGAATCACCCAGTGGGAGGCCCTGTGGAGAGAACGAAAAAGGCCGGTTAGATTGGCTTCCGCTGTAAGAGGGCCCTCGTCGCAATGGTATCACTGTCAATCGCGATGAGGGTTTTCTTACCTGACTGAGGTGTCGGGACGCCGCAATCGGGTGGTTTTTTTAAGAAAAGTCGAGACGGCTACCCGCCAATGGACAAAAAATGTCGGCAAGCGAACATAAACTCTGTCGGAAATTCGTAGTTTTCACGAATTTTGAAGACAACTGTTCGCTTTTCGCATAGAACCAGCCAATCTGGGCAGTCCGATACCGCCAGAAAGCTGATTGACGAAAGGGCGGATCGGATGAGGATCGTGGGACAAGTTGGACCGCGCTCAGACATTGATACCACTTCGTTCCCCAAGTTGGATTACCTTTAAATTTGGGGGGGCAAGTAGTGGGTGGTGAGAATGCCTTATCCGGATGTGGTGCACCGCCGGTCGGTGCAACGGAAACGAGGTCGAATCGAACAGAGACGACGAAGACAAACTTATTGAACGGCGGTTGTGCTTTGCGACCCGTTCTTCGAACCCAGAAAAGCTTTTACCCCCCAAAGAGCTAGGAAACACGATGAGTAAGAATCTATTAGTGGTGGACGATCACTTGGTGATCCGTATGGGCCTTAAAGCGATGCTTGAAGGCACCGATTTGGTTGTCGCGGCAGAAGCTTGCAATGCAGCCGAAGCAATCGCCGAAGTCGAGAAGTCGACTCCCGATTGCGTCCTGATGGACATTCGGATGGAAGGCGGCGATGGCTTGAATACGCTTGGTCGCTTGAAGCTGGATTACCCCGATCTGCCGATCGTTCTCTACTCGGCTTACGACAATCCCACCTACATCGCTCGCGCGGTTGCCCTGGGCGCGGCGGGCTATGTTCTCAAGTCGGCTCCGAAAGAGCGATTGATCGACGCATTGAACACCGCCGCGAGCGGCGAATCGGCTTGGACCCGCGAAGAACTCCGCCGCGTTACCGGTGCATTGGCAACGCCGCGATTGAGCCAAGACCTGGACGTTCCGTTGACGCATCGCGAAAGCGAAGTCCTGCGTCAAATGGCTCAGGGTTTGACCAATAAAGAGATCGCAAAGATGCTCGGCATCAGCTACGAGACGGTGAAGGAACACGTCCAGCACATCTTGCGAAAGATCGGCGTGACCGATCGAACGCAAGCCGCCGTGTGGGCCGTCCGCCGAAACCTCGTCTGATTCGACGCGACGTCACGATTGAAATTCAAACGGTTGTCCTGGAGTCCCGGGCAACCGTTTTTTGTTGCGCCCCCCGCGGCGGCGGCGTTCGGACTTACGCAATCACGAGGAACGTCAAGCGAGCCCTGGCCGACCAGACAGCGAGTTGGGAAATGAAAGCAAATTGAAGATCTGCAAAACCACAGAAATTCGGTCGCGGATGGTTGCAGCATTAGGGCGCAGCGTTACCTTTGGTCCCATCTCGCAACTCACCACCAAAAGGAGTTTGGAATGGGCACTCGAATTCCGCTGAGCCGTGTTGAAGAAGAAGCTCGGCTGCGTCAGGAACGTTTGGAATTGAGCATCGCTGAAATGGGGTTGTCGGTCCGGACGACAAACTGTCTGGAAGAAACCGGCATCTTCACGGTACGCGATCTTCTTCAAGCAACTCCGAAGCGACTGCTTTCGATCAGCAATTTTGGTGAAAAGACACTGGGGGAAGTTTACTCGGCGCTCGAAGAGCTGGGCTTTTATCGCCCGGGTCATCGACCGGAACAGCCGCGTTAACTTTGCCTTGCCGTCGCTGGCCCCGCGACCACGATTTCACAACGAATCCAATTTGACTCCGCATGCTTTGGCTGCGGAGTTTTTCATTTTCCGTGCGACGCGTAAGGTGATTGGATTGGCTGCACAGTCAACGCGGCAGGGGACAATGCGGATTCGGCTAGTGCGTTGCCAGGGGAGTTGTCCCAGAGTGGGCCTGTCAACAAGCCGCAGGTGTGCCGCTAGAATGTTGGCGGCGCCCCCATTCATTTGATTTCTTGATTCTTTCTGGCTCACGACACCTATGCGTTTTCCTCGTCCTTGGAGCAAGAAACGGGGGAAGCGTTTCGTCGGAACAGAATTGCGAAGCCTGCTTTGGGAAACCGCTTTTTTTAGCGGCGTGTTCCTCGTTGGGGTTTTCGTCCTATCGCTGGTTCTGATTGACCAGATGGCGACTTGGGATTCGCTCAAGCCACTGCAGGACCTCGCGGCTTTTGAACCGACGGATGAAGAACCGGATTTGGGCGGTGGATCTCTTTCGAGTTGGATTTTTGGAATTGTCGGTGTCGCGGCGATTTTGAGTGGTGGTGCCGGTTTTGCGTATCGATTGTTTCGTGTCGGCGCGAGCCACGAGCGTCGCTCGGCGATGGCCAAGAAGGCCCAGGCGATCGAGATCATTGTTCCGGGGACCGAAGGGATCGAACGGATGCCGTCAGTTCCGCGAGGAGACTTTCTAACCGACAGTCCAGGCGAGCGTCTGACTTATCGGATGGCCGCCGAACACTCCGGTGGGTCTGACCTTGTCGGCCCTGCGCTGCTCGCATTGCTCTGGAACACTGTTTGGTTTGTGTTGCTTGCCGTGGTCGTATTGGGGTTTTGGCACGGTCAACCGCGATACATCCTGACGGGCTTGCTGATCCCGTTTGCGGGGATTGGGTATTGGTCGTTCCGCTACTTTTTGGTTCAGTTGCGGAAGCTAGTCGGTGTTGGGGCGACCATCGTCGAAATTAGTGATCATCCGCTCTATCCAGGGAGCAGATACCGACTTTTTGTCTCGCAGTCGGGAAAACTTCGTCTCCGAAGACTAAGAATTCGCGTCGCGTGCGAAGAAGAGACGGTTTATCGGCAGGGAACGGACGTTCGTGTCGAGAAATATGAAGTATTCACTCAGGAATTGTGTCATGAACGCGATGTTCGAGTTGACCCACAGCGTCCTTGGGAACAACAATTCACACTTGACCTACCTGCCAATGTGATGCATTCCTTTGTTGGATCGCACAACGCCATCCGTTGGAAAGTCATTGTTACTGGAGAAGCTCGCCCGTGGCGATCGTTCTGCCGAAGTTATCCCGTCGTCGTCCATCCACCAGGTTTGCCGCCGAAACGCAGCCCGCGGTGAGCATCGAGCTCTGCCGTGAGGACGGTGTTTATG includes these proteins:
- a CDS encoding PVC-type heme-binding CxxCH protein; amino-acid sequence: MKRLIAWFATIPLAILISPLGGFISPCDVSAETGAATSGTATQPKLELTKGTKLVAVGSSLGERMNLYGYFETDLHLAHSDKQIQFRNFCWPADEVSVRQRPSNYTDIDDPLAVFAPQAYLCFFGTNESYRGADRASVEQFVKDYRAYLKETNAKHSGGDAQFVLISPAAFESTGNPLHPDANTRNQALKQYRDAIESLAKELAVPFVDLFTDTESAFAQSPGMQYTINGLHLNEQGDKLIAKLLREALFSNATPTTGADSDGIDAEVIRHWVNDKSWLHLQDYRMLNGWYVYGGRRTWDTETFPSEYRKIRKMVAVRDQYIWDLAENKSVPNVPDDSTTGDVVIPETMFGTRDDNFRKYREPKSLEYPTPEESIEMMTVPDGMEVKLFASEREFPELANPNQLAFDAKGRLWVSCMPNYPQWQPGAAPPSDRLLIFEDTDGDGKADKCKTFYDKLICPTGFEFYDGGVLVVDEPRILFLKDTDGDDKADEVIQLIDGIATDDTHHTMGAWEFSHGGYLHMLEGIALSTTLETPWGPFRNKGTGGAYVYDPISGKFLHYRTPGYGNPWCLVFDQWGNGIVGDGTNAKQHWISPLFGKEVNTRKTLTPVFDNQGMRPAVGNEFLLSRHLPDEVQGQFIYACVINMHGMPRFNLRAQEEQAGYEGERVDDLLSSTDMIFRPVDPKIGPDGAVWFGDWCNALIGHMQYSQRDPNRDHTHGRVYRLVNKHKPLLSKADLTEMSEARLLEELLVPELRTRYRVRRVLRERDKAAVLSAIKSWIAETSDPMQLCEAMWIQESFRQVDTDLLDRILGSDEPLARAAAIHTITNEIERIETAHDYLAEATSDSHPRVRLEAVRGISFLDTPDALELALSVVDHPMDYWLAYTLEHTLYALEPMWSGKEKGAGFLANSSESARAFFSRFRKINGPGGAAVLPLEIAEDVDASDADRNRAIGTLAGLRGGNARRGEAVYKQVCSACHKIGDLGKPFGPELTHVGSRLNKSQIIQSVLMPNAEISKGFETVNILTVDGDTFNGFVIAKDEQKVTLGIADGKQKEILLDDIEIEKPMKASSMPEGLAKQIAPIEFLDLIEYLVSRTNVSQVRNDGWIGASYHEPPKLRSHQGHPELTSDAMVRLGQQFRNSDWNRDPHLLFTPVGRKDFDFAFHSEHDVESPAVTIRLSQPSHIKHLKLVNRRNGQFYERAEGLTVWASMDGETFEKVWTAESMKGEWMIDFPSGIDAQFIRIGLDGKGTFHLYQIVAFGEPLK
- a CDS encoding response regulator, which gives rise to MSKNLLVVDDHLVIRMGLKAMLEGTDLVVAAEACNAAEAIAEVEKSTPDCVLMDIRMEGGDGLNTLGRLKLDYPDLPIVLYSAYDNPTYIARAVALGAAGYVLKSAPKERLIDALNTAASGESAWTREELRRVTGALATPRLSQDLDVPLTHRESEVLRQMAQGLTNKEIAKMLGISYETVKEHVQHILRKIGVTDRTQAAVWAVRRNLV
- a CDS encoding YdcF family protein, translating into MNLPLSTDPSSPSSDSSGSDQTHRGTDSVSGCGWKRSLLPAILVAGGLSVTVVGWTWALGGRALAERVITDLAMPVGQLWLLMLIGAITAYRCQHKGVAATCAFVFLFVSTIFNPMVSGAFYEMTELIPESDPVEALDRPLDTVVLLGGYARRNQFDRVEVSPDGHRLVTTAQLWHSGMTKSIICTGSAHIGNNHPSIIGPQLLRSIGVPGEIILGIPGENTFQEIESLEAFLEDPPQQWLDLVDAKNPRIGLVTSAYHMKRALRLAKTRDIEFIPIPCGFNASNDGWTPRMLVPSAGAGQNMAIVCKTFLAYLVGR
- a CDS encoding DNA-directed RNA polymerase subunit alpha C-terminal domain-containing protein produces the protein MGTRIPLSRVEEEARLRQERLELSIAEMGLSVRTTNCLEETGIFTVRDLLQATPKRLLSISNFGEKTLGEVYSALEELGFYRPGHRPEQPR